The Nitrospirae bacterium YQR-1 genomic interval CGTCACCTCATACCGGCAGCCGTTTTGCATACTGCCGAAAATCCCCAGCGTGGTATTGTCGCTGTCAGATGAGGCAGACATCCCTATACCGGCACAACCGCAAACCAATACCGCCCATACTAAAGCTAATACCACAAGCAAGAAATGAATTCTCTTCATTATTCCCCTCCTAATTCTTTGATGATTTTTACAATTATTTTTTGCTGTGCCTGGTCACTGAAAGCGTCCTTAGCGTCTTTGAGCAGTGTTTTCATATCGTCCTTCTTTGCTTTTTTGGCGGTTACAACATCAGGTTTGCCGATACGTTCCGTCTCCGCAAATGCGTAAGCCGTGATTAACAGCCCTGCGGCAATAAGTATTGTGATTTCCACTCCCCTAAAGGTGATTCCCCTTAGATACCTTATGTGTTTATTCATTTCACCTCCTAATTCTGAGATTGCCACGCCTTCGGCTCGCAATGACGGAAAAGATAGAAATAATAGGCTGTCATTGCGACTGCCCCCACCGCCGTCATTGCGAGCAAAGCGAAGCAATCTCATCTTTTCCCTTGGGGAACGACTGCCGGTCGCCCCCCTTAATCCCACACATGCCACACCCCCAATAATTTGTTAAGTTTATTCCATGTCTGAATCTTCCATCTCATACCGGTGCCGGCTCCTGTCAGATTTACGGAGCCGGAATACATCGTGACGTTATCGCTGTACATGCCCTCTTTGGCCAAAGTTATTTGATTCCAGTTAGTACCGTTGTCGCTTGTGACGTATGCCTTCCAGTCAGTATTAACAACTGCGGCGGGGTCAAGCTGTTCCTGCAACACTCCAAACCGTGCTGTTGCCGGAATTGTCAGCGCTGCAGTTGGTTTTGAGACCAGTGTCATATTGTCTGTGTAGCTGCCGCCTAAACCCCATGGAGATGACGGCAGTGTGGCTGAAAAATCTGTTGTCCAGCGGGCTATTCCTTTTGAGATGTGAATTTCATCCATATAACCGGTGTGGTAAAAACCGGCGTGTCCGCCTATCTTCATATCTCCGGTACCGTTAGGGGCAGCAGAGCTATAGCTGCCGCCTTGTAGAGTTTTTGTTTTTGGCACTCCATTAACAAAATAGTACCATGTGTTTACATTCCTCACTAACGCCATGTGGTACCACTGACCGGTGCTTAGTGTCGTAACATCAGCAGTAAAGTTTAGCGGGGAGCTGTCACCGAGAAAAACTTGACAGGATGTAGCGGTACAGTTTATTACAAAACCGCCTGACTGCTCAAAAAGATAATTAGTGCCAAAGGAGCTGAAATATACCCAGAAATCTACCGTAAAATCCACGGTATCAAAATACCAATCGTTAGAATCCGGTACGGTTAAATAATCTCCCGCACCGTCAAAATAAGTGCTCTTTCCGCCAAACTTACTTTGTACCGCCGATTGCGTGACGTCTCCGTTAGCTGTTACTGTATGAGGACTTAGCGAGCTGTCAACAAACGTCTGCCCTGAACCATCCGCATGAATCAACAACTTAGAATATGCATCTGCACCTCCAACCGCCTGTGACGTTGTATAGCCGCCCAAACTCCACACATAATTAGACGACACACTGCCTGAGACATTATCCAGCGTTGTTGTATCTTTAAACTTATCCACTATGCCGTCAACCATATTAAACATTGACATTGATGCATTGGCCGCCATCCGCAGAGCATTTAAAAAGATGTTTTGCTCTATCCTGTCAGCGATTTTTAAAGCTCCTCCACCGGTCTGCTGAATAGTAAAGTTATCTATTGTCACCGTAGCACCTCCTCCACCCTGTGCCGCAGCATTTACCCACTTACTGCCGTTATAGGTTAGTACCTGATTAGCTGCGGGTGATGTTATCGTTGTATCGTCTAAGTCAGCATGAGTTAACCCTGCCGCCGTGACAATGCCGGAGGGCGTTGCGTGCATATAGCCCGAAAGCGGCGTAGTTATGCTGCTTAAGAAATTGACAGCGCCCTGGGCATACAGGGTGCCCGTAGTAGTTGCATTTGAAGTCACACCAACAAAGGTTGGGCTTGATGTGTTTGTAACGCTCTGGTTAAGGTAGTTGCGGTAGGTATCGCTAAAGGGATGCACGGTCGGGCTCTCTGTGATGTTGTCATAGTAGAGCTTACCGGTTATGGCCGAAAACACGGAAGCGTTATGAAAATATTTATCGGTGGCGCCTTCCGTGATATTATCGGTGGTCAATCCAGTCAAAAGCGGCATAACCTGAGCGTTGGCCCGTGCCGGGGTGTAGTAGAGATACCCGGCGCTCTCAGTAACGTTGTCGGTAAATAATTTGCCTGTTAAGCCCTGATACAACAGGTAGTTGTGCCAATACTTATTAACACCGCCCTCTGTGATGTTGTCGGTAGTTAAGTTATCTCCGGCGGCAGTCGTTGTGTATGAGTAATAGGTGTTATAAGTGGCTGTGCCGCCGCCTGCGCCTGTGGGAGCCCCCTGCCAGCCGCCGGTTATTTGCCAGGCGTAAGCTGATACTGTAAATAATCCTGACAACAATAGCAATACCGTCATTGCGAGCCGCAGGCGTGGCAATCTCAGCCTTAAAACGTGAATAACAGATGAGATTACCCTCCCCTTAAGAGGATTCCCCTGGTCGCTAACGCTCCTCGTAATGACGGATAAAAAAACGCCGCAACCACAGCCCAATGCAAATAATCTTTTCATCGCCCGCCTCCCTATTGCGCACCGATACAGGACATCTTAACCGTCACGTTATCGGGGTTAGAGAGCAGGTTACCGCGCACGTATTTAACCGGTGTGCCGTTGATGCTGAAGAAGGCCGTTTTATTGGCAAGCTCAGCAGCCGTAAAATCGTGATTAACCATCTCTCCGAAACTAATGCCGGTCACGCCGCCCTCAAGGGCCACTGTCACATTATCTGCCGCCGCGGATATGTTTACCTGACACGTCCAGTCTTTCAACGGCTGGATTAATAACTGAGCGGCTCCCGCACCTGTAGCAGTTTTTTCAAACAAAGTAAAACTATCGGCAAAGGATAGCGTTGCCAATCCTAAAACTATTATTAACAGTATTAATACCGGTACTTTCCTCATACGTTACTCCTCTTTGCTGTTAGTGCTTCCCTGCATTTATAATGCTGGGAGTAAATTACCACTCCTGTCTTTGTCATAACCTCTAAGCCCTCTTCCTCCCATATCAGAGTGGCGGAGCCTTGTTGCAGTCCATTTAAAGAGCCTCTTACATCCTCAAGGATTGTCTTAATGCTTTCCCCGGCTTCCTTCCTGCTCTTTAGACTTTTACCAGCAATAAAAACCGTAAAGCGGAAGTCCACATTATACAGAAGTCCTCTGCCGCCCTCAGTCTGTAAATCGGCCTTAGCGCCGCTGTAAACCAAAAGTGCTGCCGGTAATTTCATACTGCCGCTTAAAGCATCCTCTATCTTACCGATGTATATATCCACAGTTTTCAGGCCGGATATCAGCTCTAATTTATTTAACATCATGGCTTCCATTTCCGCTATCTTAAGCATTTTTATCCCTGTCCACTCGTGTTCACTAAAAACCTTTAAGCGTATCCTGGGTAAACACCCTGTCGTTTGTTGTTTTGTTAGTGCTTGAGGAATCGGGATTTTTAGCTGTCTTTTCCTCAAGTCCTAAGCCGGCCACTCCTTTTGCTATGTCCTTTAAAAACTTAATAGCGTCATCGTAAACCTTGATGCGTGTTTCAGTAGGATTAAACGCACCCCTTTGACACAAAACCCAAACTGTGACACTAACGGCAATGGATTTAACAATCTCAGGCACAATAGATAACGGTAACTGATAACGGCTGCCAAGATAACTGTCTATAACACTATCGGCTTGCACAATAGCAGACTCAATCAGAGCAGTGTTTTGTACCCCTATATCGCCGTCATCAGTGAGCGCTATAACATCCGATACTTGCATTACTACTGTTATGTCCGTTGCCGTTATGTACATTTAATCCTCCTTTGAGAGCAGTAGAGCAACAGAGCAGTAGCAAGGATTAGTGTTCTGTTGCTCTGCCGCTGTGCTGCACTACTATCCCAGCCAGGGCACTATCAGCAGCTCTGTCGTGCCTTTCCAAACGTTTGCAGCACCTGATGTGTTCCTGTCTGCCTGTAAAAGCTCCCGCGCCTCACCCTCCAGAGACGGCGGCACTACCATCAAGTTTGGCATTATACCAAGAGGTCTGCCTGAGTCATCTGTATATTGCATCATCGCTGAACGGGCTGAGGAGTAGTTGGTGGCGTCCAGGCTTTTTTCCGATCTGTAAGCCAGCTGCCATAATCCATAGCCGGCATTATAGCGGACATCTACGCCATAGACGTATTTACGTTTAAAAAACGCATTAGAGTCTTTAAGATCATCGAGGGTGATAAATTCGACCGCCCTGCGGCTTTGAAACACAAAGGGTTTAACTGCTCTGGATAAGTCAAGCAGATACCACGGCGTGCCGCTGTCATCTGCAAAGTTTGAGACGCTCTTGTTATTAACTCTGTGATCTGCTGCAAAGAATGCCTTACCGTCGTAACACTCATTAACAGTGCCGTCTTTAAAAAGCTCAAAGATCAACTCATCCGGGTGAGTGGCTGCAACACGGGCAAACTCCTGCACTATGGGGTTATAGATTCCAAGGTTGTCGTCTTCTATATCGTTACGGTCAACCTCTATAGTACTTTCAAAGTCTTTGTTTTTGATTGTAAAGTCGTGAGTTGACAGGTTTTGCAGCACCCGGTCACCAACCCACTCCCTCATACGCGGGAAGGCCCCTAAAAAACCGTACTTCTGCTCTTTGGTTTGTGTCTGTACGGTCATGGCAACACGCTGATAGAGCGGTGCTATGCCGTTAAAGGCGTTTTCAAATATCAGGCTGAATGACTGATATATAGCGTCTAATGTTTGTTGGTTTAGTATCATTTCTTTGTTATCCTCCTTGTTTATATTTTTTTTTATCATAAGCAAAAGGCTGAGATTGCTTCGCTCCGCTGCCAATGACGGATAGAAACATTATAGTAATCTTCTGAGCCGTCATTGCGAACCCCAGATGATGACCACCCCATCCGTCATTGCGAACCCCCGGAAGGGGGTGTGGCAATCTCATCCTTAAAAGATAAATAATTATTCATTTAAAACTTCACCCAAACACCATGACTGTTTACGTCAAAAACGGTTCCTGCAATTGACCTTGTGCCTGTTCCGTCCGTCTTTGCCACGGTCTGGTCATCCACTATGTAGCAGTCTTTGCCAATATCGGCCTTAGTTATTTCATCAGCGGCGCTGCTGTTTTCATATGCAAATACTCCCTTTGACACGGCAACAATTTTATTGCCGTCAGCGCCACCAGAGTTGTCCACATACGCCTCAGCAGGCCTATGCCTCTGATGGTAGTGGCTGTTGCTCCCGCAGTGGCATAACCATTTGCATCCACCGCCACCAGTGCTCCCTGGTAGAGTATCTTACCGGCTGCCACCTCCATATGCAGCACATCCCCGCTCCTTGACACCGTGTTTCTATCTGCTGTCAATGCCGCCATTATTTAACCTCCTTATTAATCTGAGCATCCTGACCATGTTGCAGGATTACCGTGGTTTTTTCCTTTCCTGTCAAAGAGCGTTGTTTCCAGAGCTTGTCACTAATCCCAAGTTGTTTGTTGACCATGAGTTGGGTCTCATCAATGGCCATATCGTCATTTTTAGCCATCCCTCCGGTTATATCTTTTAGAGGAATGGCTTCCGGGGCTTTGGCTGCAAACATCTTAAAACCGTCCGGGTCTTTTGTGGCATACTCCATAGCCCAGTCCCTTTGTGCCGGCATTAGCTTTCCCTGAGTCAAAGCCAAATTAACGGTTGTCTCCGCCTCCGCTTTGGCCATTACTTCTTTTAAGACCATGACCTCTTTAGTGAGACTCTCAACACTGCCGTGGGATTGTTTCATTGCCAACACTGTTGCCTTAAGTTCAGAAATGCCGGCATCCGGTTTAAGACCTGCTGCCTCACATATCTCTTTGAAGGCACTTGCTGTTGTTGTTACTTCTTTAAGCGCCATAACTGCTGTTAATACATTGTCTTCACTATCCCCGTCTTTCAAGCCCAGGGCCTCATACACTTTCTTCATTTGTTTAACCTCCGTTTGTTTGTCTTTTCCTGCTGTTGTGCTGCTCTGCCGCTCTCTCCCTTGAAGGGGATTTCCCTGTGCTCTATCCTTATTGACCAGCGGCACCATGCCGTCTATAGCAGGCTGATTCGTAAGCGCTGCATTAATAAGTTTTATTACCCGGTTGTCTGCCGTCTCTTTTAAAAACACCGGAGAGAGGTACCGATACTCTTTGTTGGTCAGATAGGCTTTTGCCTTATCAGTCCACTCCACTTTTGCCCATATTCCCTCGTGGCCTTTATCTATTAATTCTTTAATCCAGCCGGCGGCGGGGGCCTCCGATCCGGTAAGAGTCTGATGCTCATAATCAATCACCATATCGTTTTGACGGCGGCGGAAGTCTTTCATTATCAGGTCAACCGAGTCCTCATCGCAAAGAAAATCCCCTTTACCGGTTTTGTGATAGCCATAAGGGATTACTTGAACCTCCTCTGTAGTACCAACTATTTCACTACACACTATTACTTTCATTTTGCGGCCTCCAAAATCGCCAGGGTTTTTTCACCTTCTTTAGGCTTGGGAATTCCGAATTTTTCATATATATGGTTAGTGCTGATATCCTTAAAACCCATATCAACAAGTGTCTTATAGGTTTTAGCGGTTTTTTCCAGATCTTCCTCATCTTCAAAATTAAATCTGAATTTAGGGATGCCTGCCTCAGGCCCAAAGCTAAACATAACCCAGGGGGTTAAAATGCAGGTTTTAATGGCTTTAGCAAGTGCTACAGCATCGGACTCCAACAGATCGTGTCTAACGCCGTATGCTTCTCTTTCACCGCCGAGTTTTCCCGGTGTGCTTTCCACAGCACCGGTGTGCCCTAGCACAGCCTTTGTTATAGATCTGTCACAGAAGGATATAAAGTCTGAAAAGGCGGAGCTGTTACCGTTTATGCGGGATTCAAGGAGCTCTATCAGGGTGTTGTCTGAGACCACAGCAGCGGCATCCACGCCAAGATTAAAAACAGCCTGTTTAAGGACATCTATTTCATTCTGTGTGGCTCCGGATTTATATTTACCTATACGCATCGGCACGGAAAACAGCTCATTGAAAACTACCCAGTCCTTTATCCCATAATTTTTAAACAGATACATATAGGCACACGGCCTTAGAAGCCCTGCCCGCGGAAGTATGCCCGAGCGGCTGCGATATTTGTGAATTACAAACTTATTTGCCGTTAACACTTCACCATAGATTGGCTCTTTTTCAGTTATTAAGTTTGGAGTTGATAATATGCCGTCTTTAGATGAAAACGTAAACCTTTTTTGGTCAATCCACTTAAGGGTATCTATCCAAACCTGATTTTCCGATATACTCCACATAATCTCAAGGACTGAAAAACCTTTTCCGACAGCGTCAAGCATATCTATGAGTGCATCCTCGAGATTGTCGATATAATCGAACATTTCTTTGGCTGCACGGGCAATTTCGACATCTTGTTGTGATTCTGATGCAGGTAGTATTTCCCATCTCAGGCCTGCCACCTGTGCTTTTCTGATTTGCAGAACACTTCCAAGGTGAGTGTCTTTTTCTTCTATTTCTAAAAATATTTCCGCTTGTTTAGAAATGTTTCCCAAATCCGCTTCCTTAAATATTCTTGATAGTTTTTCAGGAGTAAGTCCCTCAGACGGATAACTGTTATATCTCTGACGAACACCGGCTACTGCGATTTCATCAAAAACCGGCCGCCCTGGGATGTTGATGTTACTTTTAGAACTTTTGCGTCCTTTAACGGAGATTGCCATGTACGTTCCTCTCTTTTGTTGTTCCTTGTTTTAAAACTAATACTAAGCTGCATTCAGAAGTAAACACAGGCGGCAGGGAGCAAGCGCCGCAGGCGTGTTTTTTCGTACGCAGCGGAGCTTGTGACGCCGCCGGCAAAGTTAGACGATTGAAGGCTGTTTGGTATAAATCATACATATGATTAAGTTATCAGATAATTTAATGCGGGTATGTAAAATCTGATAAAAGTGTCTGATACCAAGCTGCAGTCATACCAAGTAGCAGTCATAAAGAGTAACGAGGCGGCTGGGAGAAAGCGACACAGGCGTACTGTTTATGGCATGTTGCAACTAAAAAAGTAAAATTAATATTACGTCTTTGAACGCTACTTGGTATTTGTATGTTGAGGAGCTCTTGATGAAGCCAACAAGGTTAGACGATTGACTGCAACTTGGTATAATATACATCTTTGGTATTATTATTCGTTAGCTTTCCCTTAATTCCTGTATCTATTCTTTCCTTGTCATCTTATAAAGAGCAAACATACGATTACGCTCGGTGTAGTGGTGTACTTGACGGCAATCGTAGGTGTCGAGGATTTTTTTACAAAACCCGGTCTGCACGGGATCTGCGGTGTTACACCAGTAGTTGTAGTGAAAATAAACGTTGCCATTGTAGCGGTCAAACAGGTTGTTTAATCTGCTGACGTTTGTTGTGGCGGTAGATGTCTGTACTGCGTTGGCGCCCCACAGAAGAAACATATTTGGATTGTGGGTCAGCACAATGGAGTTGTCTTTGTCTATCATGGTAAGCATTTTCTGAGCTTCACGGTAGTCAACCCGGCACTCCCATGATTCCTCACCAAGCGCTCTTATATGAGGCATAAACGAGATAAAGACAAAACACAGTATCATTACCGGTATAAGTTTTTTGTTATTAGCGGAGGTTTTAAACATATTTTGTATTACAGAAAATCCGGCGCCGGCAAGTATCGCCATCGGCATGTATGATACCAGTGAGTAGCGTACATCCTGTCCATAGTTGTAGCTTCCTGCATAAAAAAATAAAAATATTCCCCAAAGTAATATAAACCAGAGTCCTAAAAAGAGTTTTTCTTTAAAGAAATTCTTCATGGCAACCAGCCCGACAATGGCAAGCACAGTAAAGAGTGCAGGAAATTTTACGTTGTTAAGATAGAAAAGGCCGTTGACTTTCAGGTTACCCCAGAAATAGGAAACAGCCATTCTGTCTCCGCTTGAGCCCCAGTTTTCGTTTCTGACCGAATATATCTGCAGGATATGGGTAAGGGCAAGGATCAATGAAATAAGCAAAAACAGGTAAAACATCTGTGACTTTAAGATGCTTCCGTCCTTCAACACAATATACAAAAATATAACCGGTAAGATTAATACCGCCTCAAGAC includes:
- a CDS encoding LamG domain-containing protein, which encodes MKRLFALGCGCGVFLSVITRSVSDQGNPLKGRVISSVIHVLRLRLPRLRLAMTVLLLLSGLFTVSAYAWQITGGWQGAPTGAGGGTATYNTYYSYTTTAAGDNLTTDNITEGGVNKYWHNYLLYQGLTGKLFTDNVTESAGYLYYTPARANAQVMPLLTGLTTDNITEGATDKYFHNASVFSAITGKLYYDNITESPTVHPFSDTYRNYLNQSVTNTSSPTFVGVTSNATTTGTLYAQGAVNFLSSITTPLSGYMHATPSGIVTAAGLTHADLDDTTITSPAANQVLTYNGSKWVNAAAQGGGGATVTIDNFTIQQTGGGALKIADRIEQNIFLNALRMAANASMSMFNMVDGIVDKFKDTTTLDNVSGSVSSNYVWSLGGYTTSQAVGGADAYSKLLIHADGSGQTFVDSSLSPHTVTANGDVTQSAVQSKFGGKSTYFDGAGDYLTVPDSNDWYFDTVDFTVDFWVYFSSFGTNYLFEQSGGFVINCTATSCQVFLGDSSPLNFTADVTTLSTGQWYHMALVRNVNTWYYFVNGVPKTKTLQGGSYSSAAPNGTGDMKIGGHAGFYHTGYMDEIHISKGIARWTTDFSATLPSSPWGLGGSYTDNMTLVSKPTAALTIPATARFGVLQEQLDPAAVVNTDWKAYVTSDNGTNWNQITLAKEGMYSDNVTMYSGSVNLTGAGTGMRWKIQTWNKLNKLLGVWHVWD
- a CDS encoding DUF1834 family protein — its product is MLKIAEMEAMMLNKLELISGLKTVDIYIGKIEDALSGSMKLPAALLVYSGAKADLQTEGGRGLLYNVDFRFTVFIAGKSLKSRKEAGESIKTILEDVRGSLNGLQQGSATLIWEEEGLEVMTKTGVVIYSQHYKCREALTAKRSNV
- a CDS encoding DUF1320 domain-containing protein, encoding MYITATDITVVMQVSDVIALTDDGDIGVQNTALIESAIVQADSVIDSYLGSRYQLPLSIVPEIVKSIAVSVTVWVLCQRGAFNPTETRIKVYDDAIKFLKDIAKGVAGLGLEEKTAKNPDSSSTNKTTNDRVFTQDTLKGF
- a CDS encoding Mu-like prophage major head subunit gpT family protein; the encoded protein is MILNQQTLDAIYQSFSLIFENAFNGIAPLYQRVAMTVQTQTKEQKYGFLGAFPRMREWVGDRVLQNLSTHDFTIKNKDFESTIEVDRNDIEDDNLGIYNPIVQEFARVAATHPDELIFELFKDGTVNECYDGKAFFAADHRVNNKSVSNFADDSGTPWYLLDLSRAVKPFVFQSRRAVEFITLDDLKDSNAFFKRKYVYGVDVRYNAGYGLWQLAYRSEKSLDATNYSSARSAMMQYTDDSGRPLGIMPNLMVVPPSLEGEARELLQADRNTSGAANVWKGTTELLIVPWLG
- a CDS encoding phage protease, which produces MKVIVCSEIVGTTEEVQVIPYGYHKTGKGDFLCDEDSVDLIMKDFRRRQNDMVIDYEHQTLTGSEAPAAGWIKELIDKGHEGIWAKVEWTDKAKAYLTNKEYRYLSPVFLKETADNRVIKLINAALTNQPAIDGMVPLVNKDRAQGNPLQGRERQSSTTAGKDKQTEVKQMKKVYEALGLKDGDSEDNVLTAVMALKEVTTTASAFKEICEAAGLKPDAGISELKATVLAMKQSHGSVESLTKEVMVLKEVMAKAEAETTVNLALTQGKLMPAQRDWAMEYATKDPDGFKMFAAKAPEAIPLKDITGGMAKNDDMAIDETQLMVNKQLGISDKLWKQRSLTGKEKTTVILQHGQDAQINKEVK
- a CDS encoding DUF935 domain-containing protein, with amino-acid sequence MAISVKGRKSSKSNINIPGRPVFDEIAVAGVRQRYNSYPSEGLTPEKLSRIFKEADLGNISKQAEIFLEIEEKDTHLGSVLQIRKAQVAGLRWEILPASESQQDVEIARAAKEMFDYIDNLEDALIDMLDAVGKGFSVLEIMWSISENQVWIDTLKWIDQKRFTFSSKDGILSTPNLITEKEPIYGEVLTANKFVIHKYRSRSGILPRAGLLRPCAYMYLFKNYGIKDWVVFNELFSVPMRIGKYKSGATQNEIDVLKQAVFNLGVDAAAVVSDNTLIELLESRINGNSSAFSDFISFCDRSITKAVLGHTGAVESTPGKLGGEREAYGVRHDLLESDAVALAKAIKTCILTPWVMFSFGPEAGIPKFRFNFEDEEDLEKTAKTYKTLVDMGFKDISTNHIYEKFGIPKPKEGEKTLAILEAAK
- a CDS encoding glycosyltransferase family 39 protein; translation: MKTKTQGKTAFDKKWVFIAAGFIVVFVSAHIYAHRHSSEIIRQHLITLIPVCLAVNFVLILLGVVINYKAITTVFSKLTKGQWYALGGVLAFALVMVVFVAPRIHRIYYDENIYLSIGQNIGFLGKAGMCNDGNNHYGVYGCDIVEFNKQPYAYPFLLSLLFKLFGSSELTGFLFNNVTFLLSTITVFLISYMLFDEITLSVFAALIFAMIPENIMWSNTAAVEPSALLFPGFTILCFLIYLKEKDNKSLFLFSVVLPFSLQFRLEAVLILPVIFLYIVLKDGSILKSQMFYLFLLISLILALTHILQIYSVRNENWGSSGDRMAVSYFWGNLKVNGLFYLNNVKFPALFTVLAIVGLVAMKNFFKEKLFLGLWFILLWGIFLFFYAGSYNYGQDVRYSLVSYMPMAILAGAGFSVIQNMFKTSANNKKLIPVMILCFVFISFMPHIRALGEESWECRVDYREAQKMLTMIDKDNSIVLTHNPNMFLLWGANAVQTSTATTNVSRLNNLFDRYNGNVYFHYNYWCNTADPVQTGFCKKILDTYDCRQVHHYTERNRMFALYKMTRKE